One genomic region from Streptomyces sp. NBC_01304 encodes:
- the aspS gene encoding aspartate--tRNA(Asn) ligase, with the protein MIHTVSRVLVSDLRQHVGKTISISGWVNSLRLQAKMQFVVVRDHTGLVQVTHRRGREGDETESALEGLTTESAVRITGRVVDAAQVKLGGLEIVPEQVEVLNLAATPLPIDEHTGLEQRLDWRFLDVRRRPATQLMFAVQTTLEQGMREYAYAQGATEMHTPKLMGTASESGAEVFKLGYFDRSAYLAQSPQFYKQMAIAAGIDKVFEIGPVFRAEPSFTSRHATEFTGVDVELAWIDGVADVMAFEEQMLAHAIGKAADAHGEAIAEHFGVEVTVPTTPYPRITMTEAHKILREGGWDPQGVKEDLDPEGERSISAHIKEATGHEFVFITHYPVGIRPFYHMRPTDDPNVTLSFDLLWKGLEVTTGAQREHRYDVLLKQAAEKGMNTEPLQDYLNAFRFGCPPHGGLGMGLGRVLMVMLGLDSIREATFLFRGPNRLTP; encoded by the coding sequence ATGATCCACACGGTGAGCCGCGTTTTGGTCTCTGACCTGCGACAACACGTAGGCAAAACCATTTCTATTTCCGGCTGGGTGAACTCCCTCCGACTGCAAGCCAAGATGCAGTTCGTGGTCGTGCGCGACCACACCGGCCTGGTGCAGGTCACCCACCGCCGTGGCAGGGAAGGCGACGAAACCGAGTCGGCTCTGGAGGGTCTGACAACCGAGTCCGCGGTCCGCATCACCGGTCGCGTCGTCGACGCCGCCCAGGTCAAGCTCGGCGGCCTGGAGATCGTCCCCGAGCAGGTCGAGGTCCTGAACCTGGCCGCCACGCCGCTGCCGATCGACGAGCACACCGGCCTGGAGCAGCGCCTGGACTGGCGCTTCCTGGACGTACGCCGACGGCCCGCCACCCAGCTGATGTTCGCCGTGCAGACCACCCTGGAGCAGGGGATGCGCGAATACGCCTACGCGCAGGGCGCCACGGAGATGCACACCCCCAAGCTCATGGGCACCGCGTCCGAGTCCGGCGCGGAGGTCTTCAAGTTGGGCTACTTCGACCGCAGCGCCTACCTGGCGCAGTCGCCGCAGTTCTACAAGCAGATGGCGATCGCGGCCGGCATCGACAAGGTCTTCGAGATCGGCCCGGTCTTCCGTGCCGAGCCGTCGTTCACTTCCCGGCACGCCACCGAATTCACGGGCGTCGACGTGGAGTTGGCCTGGATCGACGGCGTCGCGGACGTGATGGCGTTCGAGGAGCAGATGCTCGCGCACGCGATCGGCAAGGCCGCCGACGCGCACGGTGAGGCGATCGCCGAGCACTTCGGCGTCGAGGTCACCGTCCCCACGACTCCCTACCCCCGGATCACCATGACCGAGGCGCACAAGATTCTGCGCGAGGGCGGTTGGGACCCGCAGGGGGTGAAGGAGGACCTGGACCCGGAGGGTGAGCGGAGCATCTCGGCCCACATCAAGGAGGCCACCGGGCACGAGTTCGTGTTCATCACGCACTACCCGGTCGGCATCCGGCCCTTCTACCACATGCGGCCGACCGACGACCCGAACGTGACCCTGAGCTTCGACCTGCTGTGGAAGGGGCTGGAGGTCACCACCGGCGCGCAGCGTGAGCACCGGTACGACGTGCTGCTGAAGCAGGCCGCCGAGAAGGGCATGAACACCGAGCCGCTGCAGGACTACCTGAACGCGTTCCGGTTCGGGTGCCCGCCGCACGGCGGTCTGGGTATGGGGCTTGGTCGGGTGCTGATGGTGATGCTCGGCCTGGACTCGATCCGTGAGGCCACGTTCTTGTTCCGCGGCCCGAACCGCCTGACCCCGTAG
- a CDS encoding major capsid protein, translated as MSVADLLKGVSVADLTVYARSIPTPADFLLTQSVFAETQVKDVKWRVRQSKRRVNAASYRAYDASVPFAKRQAESTQTEGTLPALGQKLLVGEMEQLLLDASRGADEDRLVELLYDDVERHVEAIRSRLELAAGDVLLDGKFSLAGENGLTVEVDYGVPQANMPTAPKPWSAPDADPIADELRWIDYLDSIGAPAPELVLTSRKAWSHLASNQSYRAAYYGTPAGGQTPTATLNPEQVNSVRGTYGLPPVTFYKAQVWQDDVSKRVLPDDRWIMLPPDRAKWGQTQYGTTTESLALSRGTNPQIEREDAPGIVITRDVQDDPVQIWTKGAAAAMPVLYSPDCHITATVL; from the coding sequence ATGAGTGTCGCCGACCTCCTCAAGGGTGTATCCGTAGCCGACCTGACGGTCTACGCCCGCTCCATTCCCACCCCCGCGGACTTCCTCCTCACCCAGTCGGTGTTCGCCGAGACGCAGGTGAAGGACGTGAAGTGGCGGGTGCGGCAGTCCAAGCGCCGCGTGAACGCCGCCTCCTACCGCGCCTACGACGCATCCGTGCCATTCGCGAAGCGGCAGGCCGAATCCACACAGACTGAGGGCACTCTCCCCGCACTGGGCCAGAAACTCCTGGTCGGCGAGATGGAGCAGCTGCTCCTCGATGCTTCCCGCGGTGCGGACGAGGACCGCCTGGTGGAGCTCCTGTACGACGACGTGGAGCGTCATGTCGAAGCCATCCGCTCCCGCCTCGAACTCGCGGCCGGTGATGTGCTGCTGGACGGCAAGTTCAGCCTGGCCGGCGAGAACGGGCTGACCGTGGAGGTCGACTACGGCGTACCGCAGGCCAACATGCCCACCGCGCCGAAGCCGTGGTCCGCTCCGGACGCGGATCCGATCGCGGATGAGCTGCGGTGGATCGACTACCTCGACTCCATCGGCGCCCCGGCCCCGGAGTTGGTCCTCACCTCCCGCAAGGCGTGGTCACACCTGGCCAGCAATCAGTCCTACCGCGCCGCCTACTACGGCACCCCTGCAGGCGGTCAGACGCCGACCGCGACTCTGAACCCGGAGCAGGTCAACTCGGTGCGCGGCACGTACGGGCTTCCGCCCGTGACGTTCTACAAGGCGCAAGTGTGGCAGGACGACGTCTCGAAGCGTGTCCTGCCGGATGACCGATGGATCATGCTGCCGCCCGACCGTGCGAAGTGGGGCCAGACCCAGTACGGCACCACCACCGAGTCCCTGGCCCTGTCCCGCGGCACGAACCCGCAAATCGAGCGCGAGGATGCCCCGGGCATCGTCATCACCCGCGACGTCCAGGACGACCCCGTGCAGATTTGGACCAAGGGCGCCGCGGCGGCGATGCCGGTCCTGTACTCGCCGGACTGCCACATCACCGCCACCGTCCTGTGA
- a CDS encoding replicative DNA helicase, translating to MTDMNRAEDANKAEGSFAALLETTLDSMEEAGIEMTGIATGFRDLDALTHGLQPGHLTVIASRPGMGRTAMLSGICRHAAIAQGHPTSVFTFEDTPEDFGRRLMAAEGRVALHRMRSGTMADEDWIRVAKRVPDIHTAPLTVHTPASMTLSEFLDQAREDVRDRGARLIAVDGLQDIRPDKRNDLREREVGDTARALKTLARELRVPVVATSHLNRGPEQRYGNRPQLDDLRESGAVTYAADMIILLFREDAYEKESPRAGEIDLIIARNRYGPECLITAAFQQHYGRLVDMAPLPTHE from the coding sequence ATGACCGACATGAACAGGGCAGAAGACGCCAACAAAGCGGAGGGCAGCTTCGCAGCCCTGCTGGAGACAACCCTCGACAGCATGGAGGAGGCGGGCATCGAGATGACGGGTATCGCGACAGGATTTCGGGATCTGGATGCCCTCACCCATGGTCTACAACCAGGGCATCTGACTGTGATCGCTTCCCGTCCCGGCATGGGGCGTACCGCCATGCTGAGTGGCATCTGCCGCCACGCTGCCATTGCTCAAGGCCATCCCACATCCGTTTTCACCTTCGAAGACACCCCGGAGGACTTCGGCCGGCGACTCATGGCGGCTGAGGGCCGCGTGGCTCTGCACCGCATGCGGTCGGGCACAATGGCCGACGAGGACTGGATTCGGGTAGCGAAGCGTGTACCCGATATCCATACGGCTCCACTGACAGTTCACACGCCTGCCTCCATGACGCTGAGCGAATTCCTGGACCAAGCCCGTGAAGATGTCCGGGACCGGGGAGCACGCCTCATTGCCGTTGACGGACTTCAGGACATCCGCCCGGACAAACGCAACGATCTGCGAGAACGTGAAGTCGGCGATACAGCGCGGGCGCTCAAGACCCTTGCCCGCGAACTTCGTGTCCCTGTCGTGGCTACGTCTCATCTCAACCGCGGACCTGAGCAGCGGTACGGGAACCGGCCGCAGCTCGACGACCTGCGCGAGTCAGGGGCGGTCACGTATGCCGCCGACATGATCATCTTGCTGTTCAGGGAAGACGCCTACGAGAAGGAATCCCCGAGGGCGGGCGAGATCGACCTGATCATCGCGCGCAACCGGTACGGCCCGGAGTGCCTGATCACGGCCGCGTTCCAGCAGCACTACGGTCGGCTGGTCGACATGGCACCGTTGCCGACGCACGAGTGA
- a CDS encoding NUDIX domain-containing protein, whose translation MTEAAQSRAPFQVLVLPYRQAEGGLLYALFRRSEGGYWQGVAGGGEAGEAPLQAARREAAEEAGLAGDFEFIELDARATIPVVSVTGEFTWGPEVLVIPEHAFGVRVDASELALSSEHTECSWFSFSEAKSTVRWDSNRTALWELDHRLRRSSLAAES comes from the coding sequence ATGACTGAAGCTGCGCAGAGTCGCGCTCCATTCCAGGTGTTGGTACTGCCGTACCGGCAGGCTGAGGGAGGGCTGCTCTACGCCTTGTTCCGCCGCTCCGAGGGCGGCTACTGGCAAGGGGTGGCTGGTGGTGGTGAAGCGGGAGAAGCACCGCTTCAGGCCGCCCGGCGAGAGGCAGCTGAAGAAGCTGGCCTGGCCGGCGACTTCGAGTTCATCGAACTGGATGCGCGGGCGACGATTCCGGTAGTGAGCGTCACGGGCGAGTTCACGTGGGGGCCGGAGGTCTTGGTGATTCCTGAGCATGCCTTCGGTGTCCGAGTCGACGCATCGGAGTTGGCGCTGTCCAGCGAGCACACCGAGTGCAGCTGGTTCTCCTTCAGCGAGGCGAAATCGACGGTGCGTTGGGATTCCAACCGCACTGCGTTGTGGGAGCTCGACCACCGTCTTCGCCGCAGCTCGTTGGCCGCAGAGTCTTGA
- a CDS encoding TMEM175 family protein — translation MAAREASGIAEIEGSPDRLVALSDGIYAIAMTLLVLDLKLPGEVHASRLGHELVRLWPQLAAYVSSFALLAVFWQDHRRLFLRVRRIDGTLGALTVASLGAVALLPFPTNVLAEYRLQTPAVALYAGVITPIVTLHLAIAATLWRHQDLQAKRITDQMGRAVVWDLGATVVVFGLSLPVAFASPLAAVCLWLLLIPLKVITGRQARAAYRHDDPGCGTPT, via the coding sequence ATGGCGGCGCGGGAAGCGAGCGGCATTGCGGAGATCGAAGGCAGTCCGGACCGGCTGGTCGCGCTCTCGGACGGGATCTACGCCATCGCCATGACCCTCCTCGTCCTGGACCTGAAGCTGCCGGGTGAGGTGCATGCCTCGCGGCTCGGGCATGAGCTCGTCCGCCTGTGGCCGCAACTGGCCGCCTACGTATCCAGCTTCGCCCTGCTGGCGGTCTTCTGGCAGGACCATCGCCGGCTGTTCCTGCGGGTACGCCGCATCGATGGAACCCTGGGAGCCCTCACGGTCGCCTCGCTCGGTGCCGTGGCCTTGCTGCCCTTCCCCACCAACGTGCTGGCCGAGTACCGCCTCCAGACCCCAGCAGTCGCCTTGTACGCCGGGGTCATCACCCCGATCGTCACGCTGCACCTCGCCATCGCCGCAACCCTGTGGCGCCACCAGGACCTACAGGCCAAGCGCATCACCGACCAGATGGGACGCGCAGTGGTGTGGGACCTGGGCGCCACCGTCGTCGTCTTCGGTCTGTCCCTGCCCGTGGCCTTCGCCTCCCCCCTGGCGGCGGTCTGCCTGTGGCTCCTTCTGATCCCCCTCAAGGTCATCACTGGACGGCAGGCCAGAGCCGCCTACCGACACGACGACCCGGGCTGTGGCACACCCACCTGA
- a CDS encoding HIT family protein: MDCVFCTLIRENSARWIADEEVAAAFAPLSPLAPGHTLVVPKGHHRDLFDIPRNVLDKTIVLVQEVAEAMRFALKATGVNLLHASGPGSEQSVPHFHIHVVPRWPDDGFSTWPKEQSVHQVPTDPVLQLAAAMKARRQVR, translated from the coding sequence ATGGACTGCGTGTTCTGCACTCTCATCCGCGAGAACTCCGCCCGCTGGATCGCGGACGAAGAGGTCGCTGCTGCCTTCGCCCCGCTCTCGCCGCTCGCGCCCGGGCACACCCTCGTAGTCCCAAAGGGCCATCACCGGGATCTGTTCGACATCCCGCGCAACGTGCTGGACAAGACGATAGTCCTCGTCCAAGAGGTGGCCGAGGCGATGCGGTTCGCGCTGAAGGCGACCGGGGTGAACCTGCTCCACGCCAGCGGACCAGGGTCTGAACAATCCGTGCCTCATTTCCATATTCATGTCGTGCCGCGTTGGCCGGATGACGGGTTCTCGACCTGGCCCAAGGAGCAGTCCGTCCATCAAGTCCCAACAGATCCGGTCCTTCAGCTCGCTGCGGCGATGAAGGCTCGGCGCCAGGTCCGTTGA
- the argS gene encoding arginine--tRNA ligase — MANLEELLHQRLAPAFESVAGLPVDPAVRRSQRADFQSDAALALVRKIGGNPQDIATQVVKVAYLDDLCSSVEVSGPGFINMTIADTTLGSLLAATCRDERLGVPQAEVPERITVDYSAPNAAKEMHVGHLRSTIIGDAAVRLLEWQGHTVIRQNHIGEWGTPFGMLVEHLLDIGESEAAHELSVGDLNGFYQAARRKFDADEQFKDRARKRVVLLQSGDETTLRLWHTLVDESKKYFMTVYGLLGVRLTEEDFVGESAYNDHLQQVVDELDDRDLLQESEGALCVFPEGYTNRHGDPLPIIVRKGDGGFGYGATDLATIRHRLHSLHATRLLYVVGLPQSQHLDMIYAVARHAGWLVPPARAEHVGHGSILGDDGKMLRTRAGASVKLVDLLEEAVSRAAAVIAAKNPQLDEATRAAVARAVGIGAVKYADLSTDRLKDYVFDYDRMLSFDGNTAPYLQYARARICSIFRRLGAEPPRDIAALALTEHAERALALELLAFGSLVTSVAETLEFHKLATYLYSLASTFTTFYEKCPVLRSEGETRQSRLVLCDLTARTLELGLGLLGIESPDQM, encoded by the coding sequence ATGGCGAATCTGGAAGAACTACTGCACCAGAGGTTGGCTCCGGCGTTCGAATCAGTGGCGGGTCTCCCCGTAGATCCGGCCGTCCGTCGATCCCAGCGAGCAGACTTCCAGTCCGACGCCGCCCTTGCTCTCGTTCGCAAGATCGGCGGCAACCCCCAGGACATCGCCACCCAGGTCGTGAAGGTTGCTTACCTCGACGACCTCTGCTCGTCCGTCGAGGTCTCCGGCCCCGGTTTCATCAACATGACGATCGCGGATACGACTCTGGGCTCCCTGCTGGCTGCGACCTGCAGGGACGAGCGTCTCGGGGTTCCCCAGGCCGAGGTACCGGAGAGGATCACGGTCGACTACTCCGCGCCGAATGCTGCCAAGGAGATGCACGTCGGGCACCTTCGGTCGACGATCATCGGCGATGCCGCGGTACGCCTGCTGGAGTGGCAGGGCCACACCGTCATCCGGCAGAACCACATCGGCGAGTGGGGCACGCCCTTCGGCATGCTCGTCGAACACCTACTGGACATCGGCGAGTCCGAGGCTGCCCACGAACTGTCCGTCGGTGACCTGAACGGCTTCTACCAGGCGGCCCGGCGCAAGTTCGATGCCGACGAGCAGTTCAAGGATCGCGCTCGCAAGCGGGTGGTGCTGCTCCAGAGCGGCGACGAGACGACGCTGCGCCTCTGGCACACGCTGGTCGACGAGTCGAAGAAGTACTTCATGACCGTCTACGGGCTCCTGGGTGTACGGCTCACCGAGGAAGACTTTGTCGGCGAGAGCGCCTACAACGATCACCTGCAGCAGGTCGTAGACGAACTCGACGATCGTGACCTTCTACAGGAGAGCGAAGGCGCACTGTGTGTCTTCCCCGAGGGCTACACCAACCGTCACGGGGATCCGCTGCCGATCATCGTCCGCAAGGGCGACGGCGGTTTCGGCTACGGCGCCACCGACCTGGCCACTATCCGGCACCGCCTTCACAGCCTGCACGCGACCCGGCTGCTGTATGTGGTGGGGCTTCCCCAGAGCCAGCACCTCGACATGATCTACGCCGTAGCGCGGCATGCTGGCTGGCTCGTGCCGCCTGCGAGGGCGGAGCACGTCGGGCATGGGTCGATCCTCGGCGATGACGGCAAGATGCTGCGTACCCGGGCCGGCGCCTCGGTGAAGCTAGTTGATCTCCTTGAGGAGGCGGTGAGCAGGGCGGCCGCGGTCATCGCCGCCAAGAACCCGCAACTCGATGAAGCGACGCGTGCCGCGGTCGCCAGGGCGGTGGGCATCGGGGCGGTCAAGTACGCCGACCTGTCGACGGACCGGCTCAAGGACTATGTCTTCGACTACGACCGGATGCTGTCGTTCGACGGCAACACCGCGCCGTACCTGCAGTACGCGCGGGCCCGTATCTGCTCCATCTTCCGGAGGTTGGGAGCTGAGCCGCCGCGGGACATCGCGGCGCTGGCCCTTACCGAGCACGCGGAGCGGGCACTGGCGCTGGAGTTGCTCGCCTTCGGCAGCTTGGTGACTTCGGTCGCCGAGACTCTCGAATTCCACAAGCTCGCCACCTACCTGTACTCCCTGGCCAGCACGTTCACCACCTTCTACGAGAAGTGCCCCGTACTTCGCTCGGAGGGCGAGACCCGGCAGAGCCGCCTGGTCCTGTGTGATCTGACGGCACGGACTCTCGAACTCGGGCTGGGCCTGCTCGGTATCGAGTCTCCTGACCAGATGTGA
- a CDS encoding serine/threonine protein kinase, with translation MPTHPLLDVDFVELLEPYLEDVGHVFQVFREQDSGCVSYGVAVGSEQWFVKSAAHSAGVASLRRALDVHDAVQHPAVVPLRHHIPIKDGLALVYPWVEGEVLYHPTVAHHGGRSAPGSPMARFRSLPVAEILRSLDSILGAHLAVEEAGFVAVDLYDGCFLYDFGAQRMALCDLDEYRPGPFILEADRLPGSRRFMAPEEFSKGSTIEIRTTVFVLGRVLRLLLDAGDDEREWRGSSSQLKVIDRATASDPADRFASVEALVQAWRGACSGRC, from the coding sequence ATGCCGACGCATCCGCTGCTGGACGTTGATTTCGTCGAACTGCTGGAGCCGTACCTGGAAGACGTGGGCCACGTCTTCCAGGTATTCCGGGAGCAGGACTCGGGCTGCGTGTCGTACGGCGTCGCGGTCGGGAGTGAGCAGTGGTTCGTGAAGAGTGCGGCCCATTCGGCCGGAGTAGCTTCGCTGCGTCGCGCTCTGGATGTGCACGACGCGGTGCAGCATCCGGCGGTCGTGCCTCTGCGCCACCATATTCCGATCAAGGACGGTTTGGCGCTGGTCTATCCGTGGGTTGAGGGCGAGGTTCTGTACCACCCGACGGTCGCGCACCACGGCGGTCGCTCCGCTCCGGGGAGTCCGATGGCTCGGTTCCGCAGTCTGCCTGTTGCGGAGATTCTGCGGTCCCTGGACTCGATCCTCGGCGCGCACCTGGCCGTGGAGGAGGCCGGGTTCGTCGCAGTCGACCTGTACGACGGGTGTTTCCTCTACGACTTCGGAGCGCAGCGCATGGCCCTGTGCGATTTGGACGAGTACAGGCCGGGGCCGTTCATCCTGGAGGCCGATCGGCTGCCAGGCTCGCGACGTTTCATGGCGCCGGAGGAGTTCTCTAAAGGCTCGACCATCGAAATCCGAACGACGGTGTTCGTGCTCGGCCGGGTCCTGCGTCTGCTGCTGGATGCAGGCGATGACGAGCGGGAGTGGCGCGGTTCGTCGTCTCAGCTGAAGGTCATCGACCGTGCCACTGCCAGCGACCCTGCTGACCGGTTCGCGTCGGTTGAAGCTCTGGTGCAGGCATGGCGTGGCGCATGCAGTGGGCGCTGTTGA
- a CDS encoding phytanoyl-CoA dioxygenase family protein — translation MSSRALSATQVDEFLEHGFIRVEGAFSGEVAAECRAICWQETGCDPNDPATWSEPVIRLGSCAQEPFVEAANSRRLHRAFDQLVGVGGWLPRKSMGTIPIRFPHPADPGDDGWHIDGSYHPEEHKSGPPWVNVRSRGRALLMLFLFSDTTENDAPTQIRAGSHLHVPSRLVAASEQGMSTGDLGAAGLFDATADLPQVLATGQAGDVYLCHPFLVHAAQSHHGTSPRVLGQPPLYPAEPYRLDRPDEDYSPVEIAIRRGLGQ, via the coding sequence ATGTCGAGCAGAGCACTTTCCGCAACGCAAGTGGATGAGTTTCTCGAGCATGGCTTCATTCGGGTAGAGGGAGCGTTCTCTGGTGAGGTGGCGGCCGAGTGCCGTGCGATTTGCTGGCAGGAGACGGGGTGCGACCCGAACGATCCGGCGACGTGGAGTGAGCCGGTGATCCGGCTGGGTTCCTGCGCTCAGGAACCGTTCGTGGAGGCCGCGAACTCGCGCCGCCTACATCGCGCCTTCGACCAACTTGTCGGTGTGGGCGGGTGGTTGCCCAGGAAGAGCATGGGCACCATCCCCATTCGCTTCCCGCATCCTGCGGACCCGGGTGACGACGGATGGCACATCGACGGCAGCTATCACCCTGAGGAGCACAAGAGCGGCCCGCCGTGGGTCAATGTCCGCTCGCGGGGGCGGGCTCTGCTGATGCTGTTCCTGTTCTCCGACACGACGGAGAATGACGCGCCCACCCAGATTCGAGCAGGCTCACATCTGCATGTCCCCTCGCGTCTGGTAGCGGCCAGCGAGCAGGGAATGAGCACCGGCGATCTTGGTGCTGCGGGGCTGTTCGATGCGACCGCTGACCTGCCTCAGGTTCTGGCCACTGGGCAGGCCGGGGACGTCTACTTGTGCCATCCGTTCCTGGTTCATGCGGCCCAGTCCCACCACGGGACGAGCCCACGGGTTCTGGGTCAGCCGCCGCTGTACCCGGCCGAGCCGTACCGGCTCGACCGCCCGGATGAGGACTACTCGCCCGTCGAGATCGCCATCCGGCGCGGCCTGGGCCAGTGA
- a CDS encoding DNA phosphorothioation-associated putative methyltransferase, whose translation MVQQTWSSDRRLTAISRASLSVPARQAIVDKQVLPGLAVLDYGCGRGGDVRALQQLDCQVTGWDPFYQADTRLEPADVVLLTYVLNVIEDPQERRKTLQDAWDLAGTVLIASARLTWERSKVRGEAFGDGLLTSRQTFQHLFGASELRTYVEEVTGVRTVSAAPGIVYAFKDERARLSYLARRIVPDAEWLASEDTTSAIAAVVDHVERRGRLPRMEEVPQPMAELLGHLRPNEVRRLVRDSADVGRVEEGGKRTTLNTLLFLAVELFNGRGPFSSLPLSVQLDVRAFFSSYKEACQRSDRLLLKLRDDTYIRGAMNASAVGKLTPTALYVHQRAIDRIPTVLRLYEHCASIAAGRPQEWTLAKLRHQGRGVSWLHYPDFDTDPHPRTLSSYHVELKTLETSFTSYAESLNRPLLHRKHEFLAEDDPDVERYKRLTASEVRAGLYEHPHLIGTEDGWEKELVRCGRALRGHRLVRRTAG comes from the coding sequence ATGGTCCAGCAGACATGGAGCAGCGATCGCAGACTGACGGCGATCAGCAGAGCAAGTCTCTCGGTCCCTGCGCGGCAGGCCATAGTCGACAAGCAGGTCCTGCCCGGCCTCGCCGTTCTTGACTACGGCTGTGGCCGTGGCGGCGATGTACGCGCGCTCCAGCAACTGGATTGCCAAGTAACCGGCTGGGACCCGTTCTACCAAGCCGACACCAGGTTGGAGCCGGCTGACGTCGTCCTCCTCACCTACGTCCTCAACGTCATCGAAGACCCACAAGAGCGACGCAAGACCCTGCAGGATGCGTGGGACCTCGCCGGAACAGTCCTCATCGCCTCTGCACGACTGACGTGGGAAAGGTCGAAGGTCAGGGGAGAGGCATTCGGTGACGGCCTGCTCACCAGCCGACAGACCTTCCAACACCTCTTCGGAGCAAGCGAGCTCCGCACCTACGTCGAGGAGGTGACCGGCGTACGGACAGTCTCCGCAGCACCAGGCATCGTCTACGCCTTCAAGGACGAGAGAGCGCGGCTCAGTTACCTTGCTCGACGGATCGTTCCGGATGCCGAGTGGCTTGCATCCGAGGACACGACCTCAGCGATCGCAGCAGTAGTTGATCACGTCGAACGCCGCGGGCGGCTGCCCCGGATGGAAGAAGTTCCCCAGCCCATGGCTGAGCTCCTCGGCCACCTACGCCCCAACGAGGTACGACGGCTCGTACGCGACTCTGCCGACGTCGGCAGAGTTGAAGAAGGTGGGAAGCGAACCACCCTCAACACGCTGCTCTTCCTCGCCGTCGAACTCTTCAACGGCCGCGGCCCCTTCAGTAGCCTCCCGCTCAGTGTCCAACTCGACGTCCGCGCGTTCTTCTCCTCCTACAAGGAAGCCTGCCAGCGATCCGACCGGCTTCTGCTCAAGCTGCGTGACGACACGTACATTCGCGGAGCAATGAATGCCTCCGCCGTCGGGAAGCTGACCCCGACCGCCCTCTACGTCCACCAGCGAGCAATCGACCGGATTCCCACAGTGCTACGCCTCTACGAGCACTGCGCCTCGATCGCCGCCGGCCGTCCGCAGGAATGGACCTTGGCCAAACTCCGCCACCAGGGCCGTGGAGTGAGCTGGCTGCACTACCCGGACTTTGACACTGACCCGCACCCGCGGACGCTGTCCTCCTATCACGTGGAATTGAAGACGCTGGAGACGTCCTTCACCTCGTACGCAGAGTCCCTGAACCGACCCCTACTCCATCGGAAGCACGAATTTCTGGCCGAAGACGACCCAGACGTCGAGCGGTACAAGAGGCTGACGGCGTCAGAGGTGAGGGCGGGCCTCTATGAGCACCCTCACCTCATCGGGACGGAGGATGGCTGGGAGAAGGAACTCGTTCGTTGCGGCCGGGCCCTTCGCGGACATCGGCTAGTACGCCGCACGGCAGGATGA
- a CDS encoding head decoration protein, whose amino-acid sequence MTADRDWLASRHGTDSTETITLDLTKLTKNTHYVEPTATQPHGYVRSGVPVGRITASGLYGPYDPAAKDGRETLAGLVYAEAPFTPGTTKVPAALFWHGTVKAAKIPGGIDPAKIAYNATAAQIRFFGAVSA is encoded by the coding sequence ATGACCGCTGACCGGGACTGGCTCGCCTCCCGGCACGGCACCGACTCCACGGAGACCATCACCCTCGACCTGACCAAACTCACCAAGAACACGCACTACGTCGAGCCGACGGCCACGCAGCCGCACGGCTACGTGCGCTCCGGTGTTCCGGTCGGCCGTATCACCGCCTCCGGTCTGTACGGGCCGTACGACCCGGCGGCAAAGGACGGCCGTGAGACCCTCGCCGGCCTCGTGTACGCCGAAGCGCCGTTCACCCCCGGCACGACGAAGGTCCCGGCGGCGCTGTTCTGGCACGGCACGGTGAAGGCCGCGAAGATTCCGGGCGGAATTGATCCCGCGAAGATCGCCTACAACGCGACGGCAGCACAGATCCGCTTCTTCGGGGCGGTGAGCGCATGA
- a CDS encoding GNAT family N-acetyltransferase, with translation MNEPAEWLSRGPAQLRRWRSRDAETVYQLVEESVEHLRPWMPWVAEHSREKSADFVARCEADWSSRTGYKYAIWNGDSVAGCCALVHRGFGGMEIGYWLHPAFTGRGLATSAASALTRQAFALRDIGRVEIIHDEANEASAAVPRRLGFIRVESRPVSAPSAPADTGVDVVWRIERSVFGNGICG, from the coding sequence ATGAATGAGCCCGCCGAATGGCTCTCCCGCGGCCCAGCCCAGCTACGCCGCTGGAGAAGTCGCGATGCCGAGACGGTGTACCAGCTCGTTGAGGAGTCAGTGGAGCACCTGCGGCCTTGGATGCCTTGGGTGGCAGAGCACAGCCGGGAGAAGTCCGCGGACTTCGTCGCACGCTGCGAAGCAGACTGGTCCAGCAGGACCGGGTACAAGTATGCGATCTGGAATGGGGACTCGGTGGCCGGCTGTTGTGCCCTGGTCCATCGCGGGTTCGGTGGAATGGAGATCGGTTACTGGCTGCACCCGGCTTTCACTGGCCGCGGACTTGCTACATCGGCAGCCTCCGCCCTCACTCGTCAGGCATTCGCACTGCGCGACATCGGCCGCGTGGAGATCATCCACGACGAAGCCAACGAGGCCAGCGCGGCTGTCCCACGGCGCCTCGGCTTCATCCGCGTCGAATCCCGTCCGGTATCGGCCCCGTCAGCGCCTGCCGACACTGGAGTCGATGTGGTCTGGCGCATCGAACGCTCTGTCTTCGGCAACGGTATTTGCGGATAG